A stretch of the Fusarium musae strain F31 chromosome 2, whole genome shotgun sequence genome encodes the following:
- the CTF1BETA gene encoding Cutinase transcription factor 1 beta (EggNog:ENOG41) — MQTEASQGSAAPPSPSATSVKASNEKNSKKRASPSGDSEQPEKITKRRAARACVSCRARKVRCDVVEGAPCGNCRWDNVECVVQESRRRKKNLYTASTAGQSVSTEAQLRCKTTASNGNPTVPSKSATVGMSTADLRRPSSGSAISTSSIDAPSAFLNSSALDSHVPHMIYQRSGYRRDSSSLNKIQSIESNAHRSSWGSIIPDPAFFDNLRNTQLLGSLEEKDTPAPQFPAFLRPLPNKIAPEDVDYLKIKGALSVPTLPLQNALLQAYVEYVHPYMPLMDLNNFLGIINSRDGKNGQTSLFLYQAVMFAASAFVDMKYLREGGYTTRKAARKSFFQKTRLLYDFDYESDRLVLVQALLLMTYWYETPDDQKDTWHWMGVAISLAHTIGLHRNPGSTSMAPAKQKLWKRIWWSCFMRDRLIALGMRRPTRIKDEDFDVPMLEESDFEIEVLPENNTVIPASCALVRNLDMQRELAIMCIAKAQLCVCISRMLKAQYSVLIRDKMKPENTTNSTMMLFPNKQLDNVESVTEVDHELMAWAESLPACCQYRTLTPLDVKDGRSTIAVQRTLLHMVYYTTISALHRPQFLPSSPLQAPTTSRQVQDMSRLRVRDAAMHITRMATELHQYRLERFLPTTGVTVILPAMIIHLLEMKNPTPQARERATRGFRQCMRVMEKLREVYAAADYATGFLDAALRKAAIDINSSVAPSTLAMMKRVPIEFSAQTPPPENAPYMTASESLFNEKPKEPRPVAVPTMMPPNTVNAAALEMPTNSPPQTEMESPAAGLTPSVSAGSEEIQLDVDNMDLDFMQGHDEFDWNAVAGTDFDVDQWLQFPPEGVNNQDDNLIAGVLGVEEPTMSAEQALTWAINAEVDAARQTENREIPAPA, encoded by the exons ATGCAAACAGAAGCTTCACAGGGCTCGGCTGCCCCGCCGTCGCCATCGGCAACCTCAGTAAAGGCTTCCAACGAAAAGAACAGCAAGAAGAGAGCCTCACCTTCTGGCGACTCGGAGCAACCGGAAAAGATCACAAAGCGACGCGCTGCCCGTGCTTGCGTGTCCTGCCGGGCACGAAAAGTCCGATGCGACGTTGTCGAAGGAGCCCCTTGTGGAAACTGTCGCTGGGACAATGTCGAG TGCGTTGTCCAAGAAAGCCGCAGGCGAAA GAAGAATCTTTATACGGCCAGCACAGCGGGCCAGTCCGTCTCCACAGAAGCTCAGTTGCGTTGCAAAACAACGGCCAGCAACGGGAATCCCACAGTTCCCAGCAAGAGTGCGACTGTGGGCATGAGCACAGCCGACCTTCGACGTCCCAGCAGCGGCTCAGCCATCTCGACCAGCAGCATTGACGCACCCAGTGCTTTTCTGAACAGTTCCGCCCTTGATAGCCATGTGCCTCACATGATAT ATCAGCGATCTGGCTACCGCCGAGATTCCAGCTCACTCAATAAGATTCAGTCAATAGAATCTAACGCACACCGGTCGTCATGGGGTAGCATCATCCCGGACCCTGCGTTCTTCGATAACTTGCGTAACACTCAATTGCTCGGATCTCTCGAAGAGAAGGACACACCTGCACCTCAGTTCCCTGCATTTTTACGACCTTTGCCAAATAAGATCGCGCCCGAAGATGTCGATTATCTCAAGATTAAGGGCGCACTATCGGTGCCCACCCTACCTTTACAAAATGCACTCCTTCAGGCTTATGTCGAATACGTGCACCCATACATGCCGCTTATGGACCTGAACAACTTTCTCGGTATCATTAACAGTCGTGATGGAAAGAATGGTCAGACAAGTCTCTTCCTCTACCAGGCTGTGATGTTCGCGGCGTCAGCCTTTGTAGACATGAAGTACCTCCGTGAGGGTGGTTACACCACTCGAAAAGCAGCTCGCAAGTCCTTCTTTCAGAAGACGAGG TTACTGTACGACTTCGATTACGAGTCAGATCGCCTTGTCCTCGTACAAGCTTTGCTTTTGATGACATATTGGTATGAGACGCCAGATGACCAGAAAGACACATGGCACTGGATGGGTGTGGCCATCTCACTGGCACACACTATCGGACTTCATCGAAACCCCGGATCCACCAGCATGGCCCCAGCAAAACAAAAGCTCTGGAAGCGAATATGGTGGTCTTGCTTCATGCGAGATCGCCTCATCGCCCTCGGCATGAGGCGGCCCACGCGTATCAAGGACGAAGATTTCGATGTGCCTATGCTCGAGGAGAGCGACTTTGAGATCGAGGTCCTCCCCGAGAACAATACTGTCATCCCAGCTAGCTGTGCATTGGTTCGCAATCTCGACATGCAGCGAGAGCTGGCTATCATGTGCATTGCCAAAGCTCAGCTGTGTGTATGCATTAGCCGCATGCTGAAGGCGCAATATTCGGTTCTGATCCGAGACAAGATGAAGCCCGAAAATACTACTAACAGCACTATGATGCTTTTCCCTAATAAGCAGTTAGATAACGTTGAGAGCGTTACTGAGGTGGATCACGAACTGATGGCATGGGCTGAATCGCTACCAGCCTGCTGCCAATACCGCACCCTAACACCCTTGGATGTCAAGGACGGACGATCAACAATTGCTGTTCAGAGGACACTCCTGCACATGGTATACTACACTACCATCTCAGCTCTGCACCGACCCCAGTTCCTGCCATCGTCACCTCTCCAGGCCCCGACAACATCTCGACAAGTACAAGATATGTCTCGACTACGGGTTCGCGATGCTGCGATGCATATTACCCGCATGGCTACGGAGCTTCACCAATACCGGTTGGAGCGATTCCTGCCTACGACTGGTGTCACGGTTATTCTTCCTGCAATGATCATTCACCTCCTCGAGATGAAGAATCCCACGCCCCAGGCTCGGGAGCGTGCCACACGAGGATTCCGCCAATGTATGCGGGTTATGGAGAAGCTTCGAGAGGTTTATGCTGCAGCAGATTACGCAACCGGGTTCCTTGATGCTGCTCTGCGGAAGGCTGCGATTGATATCAACTCTAGCGTTGCACCTTCAACtctggccatgatgaaacgGGTACCAATCGAGTTCAGCGCTCAAACACCACCTCCTGAGAATGCGCCATACATGACTGCTTCCGAGTCGCTATTTAACGAGAAGCCGAAGGAGCCTCGGCCTGTGGCAGTACCAACTATGATGCCGCCGAATACTGTCAACGCTGCAGCTTTGGAGATGCCCACAAACTCACCACCCCAGACGGAGATGGAGTCTCCTGCCGCTGGCTTGACCCCGAGCGTGAGTGCTGGATCAGAGGAAATTCAACTGGATGTTGACAACATGGATCTTGATTTCATGCAAGGCCACGACGAGTTTGACTGGAATGCTGTGGCCGGAACCGATTTTGACGTTGACCAATGGTTGCAATTCCCCCCAGAGGGAGTGAACAATCAAGACGATAATTTGATCGCCGGAGTATTGGGGGTCGAGGAACCTACTATGTCAGCAGAACAAGCGCTGACCTGGGCTATTAATGCCGAGGTCGATGCCGCCCGGCAAACCGAGAACCGCGAGATTCCTGCCCCGGCATAG
- a CDS encoding hypothetical protein (BUSCO:EOG09262I5I), producing MVLAKSKNSVGLGNALMNDRFGKGKGTDRKRTSAITRTNHATGEQYLVNEKKDAAWVKMRSVTEQGDLDEFLATAELAGTDFTAEKTNNVKIIHTDQKNPYLLSAHEERDVLGKHKQHKGRLTVPRRPKWDSTTTPEELDARERESFLNWRRGLAELQENNDLLMTPFERNLEVWRQLWRVIERSDLIVQIVDARNPLLFRSEDLESYVKAVDPKKENLLLINKADMMTPKQRKAWAKHLKEAGIAYRFFSAELAKAENEARELNDSEDELPDGASSESEEEEQGEGSGQKEQEGAPLTQDSEQQSQIDKEAKGAEEADDIDTQILTVQELEDIFLKHSPADAGSDHKLQVGLVGYPNVGKSSTINALIGAKKVSVSSTPGKTKHFQTIHLSERVILCDCPGLVFPNFATTKADLVCNGVLPIDQLREFQGPVGLVTQRIPQPFLEAIYGIHIRTRAIEEGGTGIPTAAELLRAYARARGFQTQGLGQPDESRAARYILKDYVNGKLLFVSPPPGIDDAADFNRGLYDEEHLPEKRRAALSAAMDQLSVIDPASSEPFLAMDDDAVDLASTVDVPLPAGPKSKKIDKGFFGPSSSQGHVSRPFNYQYSEQGREDPLAGKHLFGRKARTAVALENGLDPKDVQMTSSKKHFKGNPKGGKGKRRAARRAGDDDD from the exons ATGGTTCTGGCAAAGTCCAAGAACTCGGTCGGTTTGGGCAACGCCCTCATGAACGATCGCTTCGGTAAAGGCAAAGGAACCGACAGGAAGCGAACTTCTGCCATCACCAGAACAAATCACGCCACAGGCGAACAATATCTtgtcaacgagaagaaggatgctgcTTGGGTCAAGATGCGCTCCGTTACCGAGCAGGGCGATCTGGATGAGTTCCTGGCCACCGCCGAGTTGGCTGGTACCGATTTCACAGCCGAAAAGACCAATAATGTCAAGATTATCCATACAGACCAAAAGAACCCGTACCTTCTTTCAGCGCATGAGGAGAGAGATGTCCTTGGAAAGCACAAGCAGCATAAAGGTCGATTGACAGTCCCCCGAAGGCCCAAGTGGGATTCTACAACAACACCTGAAGAACTGGACGcacgagagcgagagagcTTCCTTAACTGGAGGCGTGGTTTGGCAGAGCTGCAAGAAAACAATGATCTTCTTATGACACCTTTCGAGCGAAACCTGGAGGTTTGGCGACAGCTCTGGCGAGTTATTGAACGATCGGATCTTATTGTCCAGATCGTTGATGCAAGAAACCCTCTCCTATTCCGTTCAGAGGATCTTGAGTCATatgtcaaggctgttgatccCAAGAAAgagaaccttcttctcatcaacaaggcaGACATGATGACACCCAAACAGAGAAAGGCTTGGGCAAAGCATCTGAAGGAGGCTGGCATTGCGTATCGCTTTTTCTCCGCCGAGCTGGCTAAGGCAGAGAACGAGGCGAGGGAACTCAACGATTCAGAAGATGAGTTGCCAGATGGGGCTTCGTCAGAAtccgaagaggaggaacaggGCGAGGGTAGCGgtcaaaaagaacaagaaggtgCTCCATTGACTCAAGATTCTGAGCAACAGAGCCAAATTGATAAAGAGGCAAAGGGGGCAGAGGAAGCCGACGACATTGATACACAGATTCTTACAGTTCAAGAGCTGGAAGACATCTTCCTGAAACATTCTCCCGCAGACGCAG GTTCGGATCATAAGCTGCAGGTTGGCTTAGTTGGTTACCCCAACGTTGGTAAATCTTCTACTATCAATGCCCTCATTGGTGCAAAGAAAGTTTCAGTCTCTTCAACTCCGGGAAAGACCAAGCACTTCCAGACCATTCACCTCAGCGAACGTGTCATCCTCTGCGATTGTCCTGGTCTTGTCTTCCCCAATTTTGCCACCACCAAGGCTGATCTTGTTTGCAACGGCGTTCTCCCCATCGACCAGCTTCGCGAGTTCCAAGGACCCGTGGGCCTAGTCACTCAGCGAATCCCTCAGCCTTTCCTAGAGGCAATCTATGGTATTCATATCCGCACTCGAGCCATAGAGGAAGGTGGTACAGGGATTCCTACAGCTGCTGAGCTGCTCCGTGCATATGCTCGTGCCCGTGGTTTCCAGACCCAGGGCCTTGGTCAACCTGATGAGTCCCGCGCTGCTCGATATATCCTCAAGGACTACGTAAATGGTAAGCTGCTATTCGTTTCACCACCTCCTGGAATTGATGATGCGGCCGACTTCAACCGAGGGCTCTATGATGAAGAGCACCTCCCTGAGAAACGACGAGCTGCCCTAAGTGCCGCTATGGATCAGCTCTCAGTCATCGACCCAGCCAGCAGCGAACCTTTCCTTGCCATGGACGACGATGCTGTTGATCTTGCCTCTACTGTCGATGTTCCCCTACCTGCAGGCccaaagtccaagaagaTCGACAAGGGCTTCTTCGGTCCTTCTAGCTCTCAAGGTCACGTTAGCCGACCTTTCAACTACCAGTATTCGGAGCAGGGCAGGGAAGATCCTCTGGCGGGTAAACACCTGTTCGGCCGCAAAGCGCGTACAGCGGTCGCTCTCGAGAATGGCCTTGATCCCAAGGACGTTCAGATGACATCAAGCAAGAAGCACTTTAAGGGTAACCCTAAAGGTGGAAAGGGTAAACGTCGCGCTGCCCGCAGAGCaggagacgatgatgattga
- a CDS encoding hypothetical protein (EggNog:ENOG41), translated as MSPVDLSKIEQEIKMAALDQHRGYVQDHYAEVKQDRTPEYVDESNAAGYQIVREPLWNKGLAFTPEERASKNLTGLLPHTMESFETQCARAMKMIQTRQTPIDKYLYLSTLKDQNTDLFYRLLIDNIRELMPLVYTPTIGDVCLQYSSLYTRPEALYISIKQRKSIRAMLRNWPCQDPEICVITDGSRILGLGDLGINGVGISIGKLALYTGAAGIHPSKTLPIVLDCGTNNEENLRDPFYLGLRQKRPSYPEQQAFMDEFMEAAREVFPSMVVQFEDFDSEKAFGYLDRYRNQYRCFNDDIQGTGAVVLGGYIGAVEQSGVPIEEQRLVFMGAGSAGVGVAKQLVEYYTRRGLSEAAARDKFWLVDTKGLVTKDRGDRLAEHKKYFARTDNNGHQYRTLEEVIEYVKPSALVGLTATFGVFTEPVVRALKNSVQEGGLERRPILFPLSNPLTKAECTFEQAIEWTEGTVLFASGSPFNPVKAKFGDETHHTVYHPNQGNNVYIFPGLGLGAILAKASRITDEMVYTSAAALAGSLNADEVHKGLIYPRIERVRDASVIVAREVMKAARRGGVSELPESQWAEWEEWGDVALTTYIKQRIYNPLCFADAKTHL; from the exons ATGTCCCCCGTCGACCTTTCCAAGATCGAACAAGAAATCAAGATGGCCGCCCTTGATCAACACCGTGGCTACGTCCAAGACCACTATGCAGAGGTCAAGCAGGACCGAACACCTGAATATGTTGACGAGTCCAATGCTGCCGGCTACCAGATTGTCCGAGAACCTCTCTGGAACAAAG GACTTGCCTTCACGCCCGAGGAACGCGCCTCCAAGAACCTCACTGGTCTTCTCCCCCACACAATGGAGAGCTTCGAGACCCAGTGCGCCCGAGCCATGAAGATGATTCAGACCCGTCAGACACCTATCGACAAGTACCTTTACCTGTCCACTCTCAAGGACCAAAATACCGACCTTTTCTATCGTCTcctcatcgacaacatcCGAGAGCTCATGCCCCTCGTCTATACCCCTACAATCGGTGATGTCTGCTTGCAATACTCTAGCCTTTACACTCGCCCCGAGGCTCTGTACATCTCCATCAAGCAGCGAAAGTCCATTCGTGCTATGCTCCGAAACTGGCCTTGCCAGGATCCCGAGATTTGTGTCATCACCGATGGCTCTCGCATTCTTGGTCTGGGCGATCTCGGTATCAACGGTGTCGGTATCTCT ATCGGAAAGCTTGCTCTTTACACCGGCGCTGCTGGTATCCACCCCTCCAAGACCCTTCCCATTGTCCTTGACTGCGGTACCAACAATGAGGAGAACCTGAGGGACCCCTTCTACCTGGGTCTCCGACAAAAGCGACCTTCATACCCTGAGCAGCAGGCTTTCATGGATGAGTTCATGGAGGCTGCCCGCGAGGTTTTCCCCAGCATGGTTGTCCAGTTCGAGGACTTCGACAGTGAGAAGGCCTTTGGTTATCTCGACCGTTACCGAAACCAATACCGATGCTTC AACGACGATATCCAGGGAACTGGTGCCGTCGTGCTGGGTGGATATATTGGCGCCGTTGAGCAGTCTGGTGTTCCAATCGAGGAACAGCGACTGGTCTTCATGGGTGCTGGCTCTGCTGGTGTCGGTGTTGCCAAACAGCTCGTTGAGTACTATACACGCCGTGGATTGAGCGAGGCTGCCGCCCGCGACAAGTTCTGGCTTGTCGATACCAAGGGTCTTGTTACTAAAGACCGTGGTGACCGCCTGGCTGAGCACAAGAAGTACTTTGCCCGAACTGACAACAATGGTCACCAGTACCGTACTCTCGAGGAAGTCATCGAGTATGTTAAGCCCAGTGCCCTGGTTGGTCTCACTGCGACCTTCGGCGTCTTCACCGAGCCCGTTGTCCGCGCTCTCAAGAACTCTGTCCAGGAGGGTGGCCTTGAGCGCCGTCCCATTCTCTTCCCTCTTAGCAACCCTCTCACAAAGGCTGAGTGTACCTTTGAGCAGGCCATTGAGTGGACTGAGGGCACTGTCCTCTTCGCTTCTGGCTCTCCCTTCAACcctgtcaaggccaagtttGGTGACGAAACTCACCACACGGTCTACCACCCCAACCAAGGTAACAATGTTTACATTTTCCctggtctcggtctcggtgcCATCCTGGCCAAGGCTTCTCGAATTACCGACGAGATGGTTTACACCTCTGCCGCTGCTCTGGCCGGCTCCCTAAATGCCGATGAGGTTCACAAGGGCCTTATCTACCCCCGCATTGAGCGTGTCCGTGATGCTAGTGTCATTGTCGCTCGTGAGGTCATGAAGGCCGCTCGACGCGGTGGTGTCTCTGAGCTTCCTGAGTCCCAATGGGCTGAGTGGGAGGAGTGGGGTGATGTTGCCCTGACCACATACATCAAACAGCGTATCTACAACCCCCTTTGCTTTGCTGATGCTAAGACGCATCTGTAA
- a CDS encoding hypothetical protein (BUSCO:EOG09262VVF): MPRKWIDKKSAQHFTLVHRPQNDPLIHDENAPAMVLNPTQTKKGSSKSKDLDDLASELGYEAEDVRANEGEAASYGVYFDDSEYDYMQHLRDLNTGGGEVVFVESTATANKGKGKQKQSLEDALKKLDIEQNAGDILDDEILPSKNLTRVTYEAQQDIPDSIKGFQPDMDPRLREVLEALEDDAYVDDGDDDIFKELAKDGRELEDYEFDGADFDEDDGWESDATAKPNKEYKEDNIPQLVPTEQPEEGPSQDWLEDFKQFKKEQKGGKAPVAPSQSEMQSNWTTTTHGGRRKKRKGALTDNSSYSMTSSSLVRTEQMTLLDARFDKIEERYNEDTEDDMQSMSAVSTMSTVQGPVRGDFDNIMDDFLGNFTKPGKRTNKKTKAQTGLEQLEEIRKGLGPARIRGRIK, translated from the exons ATGCCTCGAAAGTGGAT CGACAAAAAGTCTGCTCAGCACTTTACGCTGGTGCACCGACCGCAAAATGATCCTCTCATCCACGACGAAAATGCACCTGCAATGGTGCTCAACCCTACCCAGACCAAGAAGGGATCATCCAAATCGAAGGATCTCGATGATCTGGCTTCTGAACTAGGTTATGAGGCCGAAGATGTCCGCGCGAACGAGGGCGAGGCAGCCAGTTATGGTGTTTACTTTGATGATTCTGAATACGATTACATGCAACATCTGCGCGATCTCAACACTGGTGGCGGAGAGGTTGTTTTTGTGGAGTCGACGGCTACTGCAAACAAAGGCAAAGGAAAGCAGAAACAGTCACTTGAGGATGcactcaagaagctggacATTGAGCAGAACGCAGGCGATATTCTCGACGACGAAATTCTTCCATCCAAGAATCTCACAAGGGTGACCTACGAGGCCCAACAAGATATTCCTGACTCTATCAAGGGATTTCAGCCCGATATGGATCCTCGCCTTCGAGAAGTCCTTGAGGCCCTGGAAGACGATGCATatgttgacgatggtgaCGACGATATTTTCAAGGAGCTTGCCAAGGACGGCCGCGAACTGGAAGATTATGAGTTTGACGGCGCAGAttttgacgaggatgacggcTGGGAATCAGATGCGacagccaagccaaacaAAGAGTACAAGGAAGACAACATCCCTCAACTCGTACCGACAGAGCAGCCCGAGGAGGGGCCCTCTCAAGATTGGCTTGAAGATTTCAAGCAATTCAAGAAGGAGCAAAAGGGCGGCAAGGCCCCCGTTGCTCCATCACAGTCCGAGATGCAATCTAATTGGACGACAACTACTCACGGAGGCCGAcgcaagaagagaaagggagCACTGACGGACAACTCGAGCTATTCAATgacctcttcatctttaGTACGAACTGAACAGATGACTCTCTTGGACGCGAGGTTTGACAAAATCGAGGAGCGATACAACGAGGATACGGAGGACGACATGCAGTCCATGTCTGCCGTTTCAACCATGTCTACTGTTCAAGGGCCCGTTCGTGGTGACTTTGATAACATCATGGATGATTTCCTCGGAAATTTCACAAAACCTGGAAAGAGGACAAATAAGAAGACTAAGGCTCAAACAGGCCTCGAGCAATTGGAAGAGATCCGAAAAGGGTTGGGGCCTGCTCGAATCCGCGGCAGGATAAAATAA